A window of Zingiber officinale cultivar Zhangliang chromosome 5A, Zo_v1.1, whole genome shotgun sequence contains these coding sequences:
- the LOC121981932 gene encoding TPR repeat-containing thioredoxin TTL1-like, producing MSRAGETDRPEQGCGSVSLSPGRIQPVVERFKSALNVEENKPDFPDIGSPVSPLRPRNPSQSSSFSSSSGPASAKTLTHASVAHLVSNPGAAVAGVGKRSHSGELSGETSPISMELRNVRSPFHRRSGSGPQIYSGGSGSSSSSSGGGGGSSTASSPVANVLPAGNICPSGKIGKTGMMQRTTPRNDVLGSGTGNYGHGSVIRGAVGSREKLEGSNPKRDMGRIDTEELTKAGNELYKKGLYADALALYDKAIATFPKNSACRSNRAAALVGLGRVGEAARECEEAVRLDPTNVRAQHRLASIYIRLGLVDVGRKHLFLAGHPPDPVELQKLQELERNLGFCEAARRIGDWKSALREADTAIAAGADSSLLFVALRAEALLNLHQFDEADSNLTRSKIEDSIHVVSATKVFGMLSLSYFYIVKAQVDMTLGRFENAVTAAEKARQIDARSVEVTTALNNIRSVARARTQGNELFKSGNFAEACTAYGEGLRSSPSNPVLLCNRAACRSKLGQWVKSVEDCNEALRLQPNYTKALLRRADSYAKLERWAEAVRDYEALRKELPGDNDVAEALFHAQVALKTSLGEDVSNLKFGGDVEEVTSVEQYQAAVSLPGSSVAYFMTALNSQCTQLSSFLDAMCSRHPSTNFIKVDINRSPAVAKAENVRIAPTFKIYKNGRTVKEIICPSQQMLESSVSHYSL from the exons ATGTCGCGCGCCGGCGAGACGGACCGGCCGGAGCAGGGATGCGGTTCAGTTTCGTTGTCTCCAGGGCGGATCCAACCCGTGGTCGAAAGGTTCAAGTCCGCGCTCAACGTGGAGGAGAACAAACCTGACTTCCCCGACATCGGGTCCCCCGTCTCCCCTCTCCGGCCTCGCAACCCATCCCAGAGCAGCAGCTTCTCCAGTTCCTCTGGACCCGCTTCAGCGAAGACCTTGACGCATGCCTCCGTTGCCCACCTGGTCTCAAATCCTGGCGCCGCTGTGGCCGGCGTCGGGAAGCGGAGTCACTCCGGTGAGCTCTCTGGTGAGACCAGCCCGATATCCATGGAATTAAGAAATGTGAGAAGTCCCTTCCACCGTCGATCGGGTTCTGGGCCGCAGATCTACTCCGGCGGCAGTGGCAGTAGCAGTAGCagtagcggcggcggcggcggtagtAGCACGGCCAGCTCTCCCGTCGCCAATGTGCTTCCTGCGGGGAACATCTGCCCCTCAGGGAAGATCGGGAAGACCGGAATGATGCAGAGGACGACGCCAAGAAACGATGTGCTTGGGTCGGGTACTGGCAACTATGGCCATGGCAGCGTAATCCGGGGTGCAGTTGGTAGCAGAGAGAAATTGGAGGGTTCGAACCCAAAGAGAGACATGGGCAGAATCGATACCGAGGAACTAACAAaggccgggaatgagctctacaAGAAGGGGCTGTATGCAGATGCTCTTGCCCTTTATGATAAAGCGATTGCCACGTTCCCGAAAAATTCTGCATGCCGGAGCAATCGTGCGGCGGCTCTTGTGGGGCTCGGAAGGGTAGGAGAAGCAGCAAGAGAATGCGAGGAGGCAGTCCGATTGGATCCGACAAACGTGCGGGCGCAGCATCGGCTAGCATCTATATACATACG GTTAGGGCTTGTTGATGTTGGAAGGAAACACCTTTTCTTGGCTGGACATCCGCCCGATCCTGTTGAGTTGCAGAAGTTGCAAGAACTAGAGAGAAACTTAGGGTTCTGTGAAGCTGCAAGGAGGATAGGCGATTGGAAGAGTGCATTAAGGGAAGCTGATACTGCAATTGCTGCAGGAGCAGACTCTTCTTTGCTG TTTGTTGCGTTGAGGGCAGAAGCTCTCCTCAACCTTCATCAGTTTGATGAGGCTGACTCAAACTTGACGAGATCTAAAATTGAAGATTCAATCCACGTAGTCTCAGCTACCAAAGTCTTTGGCATGCTTTCCCTTTCTTATTTCTACATTGTTAAAGCGCAAGTTGATATGACATTGGGAAG GTTTGAGAATGCAGTAACAGCTGCTGAAAAGGCCAGGCAGATAGATGCTAGGAGTGTAGAAGTGACAACAGCATTAAACAACATAAGATCAGTAGCAAGAGCTCGGACTCAGGGAAATGAGCTCTTTAAGTCTGGAAATTTTGCAGAGGCCTGCACAGCTTATGGGGAAGGACTGAGGTCCAGTCCTTCAAACCCGGTACTTCTATGCAACAGAGCAGCTTGCCGTTCGAAGCTTGGACAGTGGGTTAAATCTGTGGAGGATTGCAATGAAGCTTTGAGACTCCAACCTAACTACACTAAGGCTCTTCTCAGACGAGCGGATTCCTATGCCAAG CTTGAGCGCTGGGCTGAAGCTGTACGAGATTATGAAGCACTGAGGAAAGAACTTCCAGGGGACAATGATGTCGCTGAAGCCTTATTCCATGCCCAGGTTGCACTAAAGACTTCTCTTGGTGAGGATGTCTCTAACTTGAAGTTTGGTGGAGATGTTGAGGAAGTTACTAGTGTGGAACAATACCAAGCAGCTGTATCATTACCGG GATCTTCAGTTGCCTACTTCATGACAGCTTTAAATTCACAATGCACTCAACTATCCTCTTTTCTTGATGCTATGTGCAGCCGTCATCCATCTACAAACTTTATCAAG GTTGATATCAACCGTAGTCCTGCTGTTGCAAAGGCTGAGAATGTTAGGATAGCCCCTACATTCAAGATCTACAAAAATGGAAGAACAGTCAAGGAGATAATCTGCCCTAGCCAACAAATGTTGGAGTCATCGGTGAGCCACTACAGTCTTTAA